TTCGTTCTGGTGGAAGAGATGGAGGAGGCAGTGACCGTAGAGGGGGAGGCGGTTCAGCTGGGGGTGGTGGAGCTGGGCGGAACTTCTAAGAAAAAAGGGCCCTTCCATAGTTGGATAGGCCCTTTTTTCTTATGATATTTGTACTTTGGCTGTTAAGACACTGGCTATTATTTTTACAGCTTGTGAAATCTCTTCTTCTGATACGGTCAAAGGTGGAAGGAGACGGATAACATTTGTACCGGCTGACAAGATCAGTAGTTTTTCCTCTCTTGCAGCGGTTACATATGGTGTGGCTTCTTCACTTAATTCTATTCCAATCATTAAGCCCTTTCCCTTTACTCCTTTGACGATTTCAACTCCTGATAACTGCTCTTTTAAAAGAGAGGTTAGAAGTTCCCCCTTTTGTTGGACCTCGTTTAAAAAACTGTCTTCAAAAATAGTGTTAAGCGTCGCTTTTGCTGCGGATAAAGCGACAGGATTGCCTCCAAAAGTAGAACCATGGGAGCCAGGGGAGAAGGTTTCAGCCAACTCTTTTTTTCCAATAACGGCACCTAAAGGAAATCCGTTTGCAATTCCTTTGGCACTTGAAACGATATCTGGGTGTAGGTCATAATGTTGGAAGGCAAATGGTTTTCCAGTACGCCCAATTCCAGTTTGAATTTCGTCAATAACAAAAAGCGAACCATTCTCATGGCAAAGCTTTTCAACCTCTTGTAGAAAGTCTGCGTTCCCTTCATTTACGCCACCTTCTCCTTGAATCACTTCTAACATGACGGCAGCTGTATTGTCATCAAGGGCTTCTTTAACAGCTTCGATATCGTTATAAGGGACATATTCAAATGTTTCAAGCATGGGACCGAAACCGAGCTTCACTTTTTCTTGCCCTGTAGCAGCCATTGTTGCATATGTTCGACCATGGAAGGATTTCAAAAATGTAATGATTTTTGATCTCCCTGTCGATTTCCTTGCTAATTTAATCGCTGCTTCATTCGCTTCGGCACCACTATTACAGAAAAAGACAAGATCAAGATGAGAGGCCTCTGCTAAAATTTTGGCTGTTTCTTCTTGAAGAGGACTCTGGAATAAATTAGATGTGTGCCAAAATGCTTGGAGTTGTTTATCGACTGCTTTTTTTACTTGCTTCGGAATATGCCCAAGATTGGATACGCCAATCCCTGAAGTAAAATCTAAGTAGACATCCCCTGATTGATCGGTTAGCCAAGACCCTTCTGCTTTTGCAGGGGTCACATTCCAACGTGCGTAAGTGGGGAATAAATGGCTCATACTGTCACCTTCTCTTTCGTTAATTCTGTTCCATACCATTTTCCAGCATTGTAAAAAGATTTTTTTCCAGAAACAATATGGACATGATTTACATATTCAGAAAATGCATTTAAGGCGGATGTCACTTTAGGGATCATGCCACCATTTATTACTCCTTCTTTTATGAAGGAATTTGCTTCTTTTTCGGTTAAAGTTGAAAGGAGTTCTCCCTTGTGAAGAACACCATCTACATCGGTGACCATTAAGAATCGATCTGCTTGCAATGCCTTGGCAATGGCACTAGCAGCATGGTCTGCATTCACATTTAAAATTGTATGATTTGGGCCTAACCCGATCGGTGTTAACACGGGGAGAACACCTTGCTCACATAGATTTTGAATAAATTCTTGGTGAACAGAGGTAACATCGCCCACATAACCTAACTCGTCTTGATTGATAAAATCTGCTTGCAATATTCGATGGTCACTAGAATTGATGCCAATAGCTTCAATTCCATGTGATTGAAGCATTCGCACGAGTTTACGGTTTGTACTTCCTGCAAGAACAAGTTCAGCAATATCAAGAACCTCTTTACTCGTTACTCGTAATCCGTCTTTAAACTCGCTTTTTACATGAAGCTTTTCAAGCATCGAGTTGATTTCTGGCCCACCACCGTGTACAAAAACAATCCGATAACCATTTTTCATCATTTCTTTCATACTTTGAAAAAAGGAATCTGAAAGTTCGCCAATGACACTACCGCCACATTTTACAACTGCCGTTTTCATTTTTTCCTCCTTATGTGCGATAACTAGCATTGATTTTGACATAATCATATGTTAAATCACAGCCCCAAGCCATTCCATGTCCTTCTCCAATATTTAAATTCACGGTGAATTTTGTTAACTCACTTTTTAAATAATCCGTGACCTCTTTTTCAGAGTAGGGGACTACTTCAGAATGGATCATGATTGGATAAGGTCCGACTGCGATATCAATTTTTTCTGGGTCAATCTTCGCATTACTATATCCAACAGCACAAATCACTCTTCCCCAGTTGGCATCTGCACCGAATACCGCTGTTTTTACAAGATTGGATCCAACGATCGTTTTGGCAATCGCACGGGCTTCTTCATCGTTCGTAGCTCCGAGCACTTGCACTTCAATTAATTTCGTAGCGCCTTCTCCGTCACGTGCAATTTTCTTTGCAAGATTAGCGCAAACGGATTGAAGTAGAGCAATAAACTTCTTCCATTCCGGATGAGAAGGGGAAAGGGGTGCGTTATTTGCTAACCCGTTCGCCATAACGACTACCGTGTCATTCGTTGATGTATCTCCATCCACTGTAATTTGGTTGAAGGTATGATTTGTCACTTCTTTCAATGCAGTGTGAAGATGTTCTGAAGAGATATTGGCATCTGTCGTTACGAATGCTAACATTGTCGCCATATTCGGTTCAATCATCCCTGATCCTTTGGCAACGCCACCTACAACAACCTCTTTTCCATCAATGACTGTTTTAAAGCAACTACGTTTTGTCACCAAATCTGTTGTAAGGATTGCTTTTGCAAATTCCTCGGAACTTTCCGATGTTGCTTTCGGATCTAGTAAGGAAATCCCCTTTTGAATTTTATCCATTTGCAAATATTCACCGATGACACCTGTTGACGATACCGCGATGAAATGTTCTGGGATGTTGAATTTTTCTGCCACCCATGAACGGGTTTGATAGGCATCAGCGAGACCGCGTTTTCCAGTACATGCATTGGCACAGGCACTATTTACAAAAATCGCTTGAAGCTTTTGCTCCTTTTCCAAACTATCTTTCGTCACGGTTATGGGAGCGGCTTGAAAACGATTTGTCGTATAAACGGCTGCACTATTTGCAGGAATATCGCTAAAGATGACCCCAATATCATTTTTTGAATAGCGTAATCCAGCATGAGCTCCTGCTGCTCTGAATCCTTTTGGTGTCACAACAGACCCATTCTTCACTTCAGATATTTCTTGATTTTCTTCCTTCACAGCTTGCATCTGTAATTCCTCCATTCTTACGGATAGATAGGAAAGCTATCAAGCCCGCACGTTTCATCGATGCCAAACATGAGATTCGCATTTTGAATCGCTTGACCTGCAGCTCCTTTCATTAAATTATCTATTGTACTAACGATGGTTACGCGATTTGTTCGTTCATCGACGTCAATTCCGATATCACAAAAGTTTGCTCCCGCTACATCTTTCAAACTCGGG
The window above is part of the Oikeobacillus pervagus genome. Proteins encoded here:
- a CDS encoding acetylornithine transaminase; translation: MSHLFPTYARWNVTPAKAEGSWLTDQSGDVYLDFTSGIGVSNLGHIPKQVKKAVDKQLQAFWHTSNLFQSPLQEETAKILAEASHLDLVFFCNSGAEANEAAIKLARKSTGRSKIITFLKSFHGRTYATMAATGQEKVKLGFGPMLETFEYVPYNDIEAVKEALDDNTAAVMLEVIQGEGGVNEGNADFLQEVEKLCHENGSLFVIDEIQTGIGRTGKPFAFQHYDLHPDIVSSAKGIANGFPLGAVIGKKELAETFSPGSHGSTFGGNPVALSAAKATLNTIFEDSFLNEVQQKGELLTSLLKEQLSGVEIVKGVKGKGLMIGIELSEEATPYVTAAREEKLLILSAGTNVIRLLPPLTVSEEEISQAVKIIASVLTAKVQIS
- the argB gene encoding acetylglutamate kinase, which gives rise to MKTAVVKCGGSVIGELSDSFFQSMKEMMKNGYRIVFVHGGGPEINSMLEKLHVKSEFKDGLRVTSKEVLDIAELVLAGSTNRKLVRMLQSHGIEAIGINSSDHRILQADFINQDELGYVGDVTSVHQEFIQNLCEQGVLPVLTPIGLGPNHTILNVNADHAASAIAKALQADRFLMVTDVDGVLHKGELLSTLTEKEANSFIKEGVINGGMIPKVTSALNAFSEYVNHVHIVSGKKSFYNAGKWYGTELTKEKVTV
- the argJ gene encoding bifunctional glutamate N-acetyltransferase/amino-acid acetyltransferase ArgJ; protein product: MQAVKEENQEISEVKNGSVVTPKGFRAAGAHAGLRYSKNDIGVIFSDIPANSAAVYTTNRFQAAPITVTKDSLEKEQKLQAIFVNSACANACTGKRGLADAYQTRSWVAEKFNIPEHFIAVSSTGVIGEYLQMDKIQKGISLLDPKATSESSEEFAKAILTTDLVTKRSCFKTVIDGKEVVVGGVAKGSGMIEPNMATMLAFVTTDANISSEHLHTALKEVTNHTFNQITVDGDTSTNDTVVVMANGLANNAPLSPSHPEWKKFIALLQSVCANLAKKIARDGEGATKLIEVQVLGATNDEEARAIAKTIVGSNLVKTAVFGADANWGRVICAVGYSNAKIDPEKIDIAVGPYPIMIHSEVVPYSEKEVTDYLKSELTKFTVNLNIGEGHGMAWGCDLTYDYVKINASYRT